GGCACAATCGAGACCTACCGAAAGCTGCGCAACACGCTGCGCTACCTGCTCGGCGCGCTGGACGGCTATACGCCCGCTGAAGTCATAGAAGCCAAGGACATGCCGGGCCTCGAACGCTTTATCCTTCACCGACTCGCCGAACTCGACGGCGAGGTGCGCGCCGCGTTCAAGGTGTTCGACTTCAAACGCGTGATGACCGCGATCGTGAACTTCGTGAACGTCGAGCTTTCGGCCGTCTATTTCGACATCCGCAAGGACGCACTCTATTGCGACCCGTCCTTCGTCACGGCGAAAGCCTGGGACGCTGAAACCTCCGTCTACGGAAATCGCCGCCGCGCGGTCCGCACGGTGATGGCCGCTGTCATGGAACGGCTGCTCTGCTGGCTCGCCCCGGTCATGCCGTTCACGACCGACGAAGCCTTTGGCGAAAGCCACCTGAAAGGCTCGGCGCCTTCCGTCCACTTGCTGCTCTTTCCGGAAACCCCCGCCGCCTGGCGCGATGCGGCGCTCGCCGCGCGCTGGGAGAAAATCTTCAAGGTCCGCCGCGTGGTCACCGGCGCCCTCGAAGTCGAACGCCGCGAGAAGCGTATCGGCGCCTCGCTCGAAGCGGCGCCGAAGGTGGTGATCGCGGACGCCGCGCTCGTGGCAGCGTTTGAAGGCGAGGACGCCGGCGACGTGTTCATCACGTCCGGGGCCGAACTGGTTCAGGCGGCCGCAGGGCCAGCGGGCGCCTTTGCGCTCGACGATTCGCCCGGCATCTGGGTCCTACCGCAGAAGGCTTCGGGGGTGAAATGCCGGCGCAGCTGGAAATATTTCGACCCGGCCACCGCCAATCCGGCCTTCCCGGACATCACCCCGCGCGATGCGCTGGCGGTGAAGGCCTGGGACAAGGCGGCGGGATGAGGCCATGCCTGCACACAAACGCTTGATCCCCCCGGCCCGGTCTGCAATCTCAGCCGCATGAAATTGTCGATACAATCCGCCTGGCCATACATTCTGGTGCCGTTCGTGGTGCTGGCCGACCAGGTGAGCAAGTGGCTCGTGCTTGCAGAACCACGCTTCAACTCTTCGGCGTGCTTTGCAGACCCGCAGATGTGCGGCCGGATACCTCTGTCGGGGCCGCTCGACTTCACGATGACCTGGAACCGCGGTATGAGCTACGGCCTGTTCCAGTCGGACGGAATCGGCCGCTGGATCCTCGCCGCCGTCATGCTCGCCATCGCCATCGGCTTCCTCGTCTGGCTGCTGCGGGCCGAAGGCCGCTGGCTGAGGCTGGCGCTCGCCCTCGTCATCGGCGGGGCCTTCGGCAACCTGATCGACCGGGTCCGCTTCGGCGCCGTGGTCGATTTCATCGATGCCAATGGCCTGTTTTTCCCTTGGATCTTCAATATTGCAGATGCGGCCATCTCGGTTGGCGCGGTGCTTCTGTTTGTTGACCAGTTCTTACTTTCCCGGCCAAAACAGGCTAACAGCCACTAAGACCGGCCCTCAGCCCTCCAGAAACGGATCTGCCCCAGCCCATGAAGAAGTCTCTCCTCATTCTCGCCGCTGGCGCCGCCCTGGCCGCGACATCGGCCTGCACGTCCTCCGGTAACGGCGGCGCGACCCCGAACGAATTCCGCGTGGTCACCAAGGCGCCGCTAAGCGTGCCGCCGGAATACAGCCTGCGCCCGCCGGCGGCGGGCACCACCACACCCGCTGAAGTCGAAGCCGCCACCACCGGCGTGACGACGGCTTTCGGCACGACCCATGGCCAGGATGCCAGTGCGTCGGAAAAGGCCCTCGTGGCTGCTGCTGGCGCCAATGCCGCCAATTCTGCGGTGCGTGCGCAGGTCGATTACGAAGAGACCAAGTCGATCCGCAAGTCATCGACCGTCTCGGACCGCATCTTCTTCTGGCGCAAGGACAAGGCGGAGGATGCCACCTCGGCCGCCACCGACAACGCCACCGGCGACCAGGCAGTCACCATCGAACGTACCAGCGGCGGCCCGCGTATCCGGTTGCCCGGGACCTGAGGGTCCGACACTAAAGCCTTTCGTACCAACCCGGAGAACGTCCATGAAACGGAGTCTCGCCGCCGGGCTATTCGCCCTGTTTGCTTCCCACGCAGTCGCAGAGGAGGCAGTCTGGACTCCCTCGACGTTCACGCTCGACAACGGCATGGAAGTGGTGGTGATCCCCGATCACCGCGCGCCCGTCGTCACCCATATGGTGTGGTACAAGGTCGGCGCGGTCGATGAGGCGCCCGGCAAGTCCGGCATCGCGCACCTGTTCGAACACGTGATGTTCAAGGAAACCAAGAATATCGGCCCGGAAGAGTTCACGTCCATCGTGCAGCGCTCGGGCGGCCAGCTGAACGCCTTCACCAGCTGGGACTACACGGCCTATTACGAGCGCGTAGCCAAGCCGCAGCTCGGCAAGATGATGGAACTTGAAGCCGAGCGGATGGTGAACCTCATCATCAACGACGATCCCAAGGGCCCGTTCATTTCCGAGCGCGACGTGGTCAAGGAAGAGCGCCGCCAGCGCATCGAC
The genomic region above belongs to Acidobacteriota bacterium and contains:
- the lspA gene encoding signal peptidase II; this encodes MKLSIQSAWPYILVPFVVLADQVSKWLVLAEPRFNSSACFADPQMCGRIPLSGPLDFTMTWNRGMSYGLFQSDGIGRWILAAVMLAIAIGFLVWLLRAEGRWLRLALALVIGGAFGNLIDRVRFGAVVDFIDANGLFFPWIFNIADAAISVGAVLLFVDQFLLSRPKQANSH
- a CDS encoding DUF3035 domain-containing protein; translation: MKKSLLILAAGAALAATSACTSSGNGGATPNEFRVVTKAPLSVPPEYSLRPPAAGTTTPAEVEAATTGVTTAFGTTHGQDASASEKALVAAAGANAANSAVRAQVDYEETKSIRKSSTVSDRIFFWRKDKAEDATSAATDNATGDQAVTIERTSGGPRIRLPGT